A genome region from Myripristis murdjan chromosome 16, fMyrMur1.1, whole genome shotgun sequence includes the following:
- the LOC115374006 gene encoding protein FAM83A-like isoform X3, translated as MDADGLSVLWYMRSKPVGKVRRRVPDLRVPSAWYCDPLACKPKLDLSHNEGARLAADALLSRGLVGYREVLNAEGEVDFLSEPEKKYILAHGRHGNTADAGTDDDDDDEDRLSADSQSSTRCPAVSTDSDTPVPVPDVESSDPAVGQPSAEVYVQSDSTAACIKDLVREFIRKASTVLHIVMDTFSDVELLCDVLEASRKRNVTVYLLLDHLNLNLFLSMWQDLKLNHKNFPKLSIHSVEGQTYCAKTGRKLSGQVTENFIISDWTEVLTGSYSFSWLSWQVHRSLAVLLKGSLVTPFHQEFKRLYSSSKLVTNFSPVPHNHPPTSYSTCTAISRPSQTTTICERTWTEKRKPGDAQNIQAEAKMPADVQCAVPGSSKLQSTEPRPLYKTQTHEQSLIQTHIQTEMHPKPLVQAQFPPGIPGVSTLRILQNVSMENPRHTVGGSSIQQKQTNPAPLQQNQKAQPKPLLQVQNQTQTHSKPVAHTPVPYLQSQPAGLTTTAERTVKVQEPNTPPAAPAGLTTLHKPEQSKIRGLYSQATQHNKATLGLFPQESSRNSRLAKGSEIAEGQQNYPRTFIPNRDSLLDKSQVLSCPTTPHKQAQGGPPCTFTHLRGHTSGLEIQMGAKRQIQPQKHFHSPLQSHVKVDPSDSKSMGTNLKSQLQTDPKWFSPGVGTKPHPQSHSPHTFTPPTRLNWISQRHAARPTPVVRQRSFSSAYGTGQTMGGQLGWRPLQSSVMTSLGRSKSLNDRNSALFKGSSHNPNISKT; from the exons ATGGATGCCGACGGCCTCTCTGTGCTGTGGTATATGAGGTCAAAGCCCGTGGGGAAGGTGAGGCGACGGGTTCCAGACCTCCGTGTCCCCTCTGCCTGGTACTGCGACCCATTAGCCTGCAAACCCAAACTGGACCTGAGCCACAACGAGGGCGCACGGCTGGCAGCAGACGCCCTGCTCAGCCGAGGGTTAGTGGGATACCGCGAGGTGTTGAACGCAGAGGGAGAAGTGGACTTTCTGTCCGAGCCGGAGAAGAAATACATCCTGGCACATGGGAGACATGGAAACACAG CAGATGCTGgtacagatgatgatgatgacgatgaagacAGGTTGTCTGCTGACTCGCAGTCCTCCACACGATGCCCTGCAGTGTCCACAGATAGCGATACCCCAGTGCCAG ttcCTGATGTGGAGAGCAGCGATCCTGCAGTCGGTCAGCCCAGTGCAGAAGTTTATGTCCAGTCTGACAGCACAGCAGCCTGCATCAAAGACCTGGTCCGAGAGTTTATCAGAAAGGCTTCAACG gtccTGCACATTGTGATGGACACCTTCAGTGatgtggagctgctgtgtgatGTTCTGGAGGCGAGCAGGAAGAGGAATGTGACTGTTTATCTGCTGTTGGACCATCTCAACCTGAACCTGTTCCTCAGCATGTGGCAGGACCTGAAACTCAACCACAAAAACTTCCCt aAACTATCAATACACAGTGTGGAGGGGCAGACCTACTGCGCCAAGACAGGCAGGAAGCTGAGCGGACAGGTCACTGAGAATTTTATCATCAGTGACTGGACTGAAGTGCTGACTGGCTCATACAG TTTCTCCTGGCTGTCCTGGCAGGTCCACCGAAGTCTTGctgttttgctcaagggcagctTGGTCACGCCCTTCCATCAGGAATTCAAGAGGCTCTACAGCAGCTCCAAACTAGTCACTAACTTTTCCCCTGTGCCTCACAATCACCCTCCTACATCCTACAGCACCTGTACTGCTATTTCAAGACCAAGCCAGACCACAACAATTTGTGAAAGGACTTGGACTGAAAAAAGAAAGCCTGGAGATGCCCAAAACATTCAGGCAGAAGCAAAAATGCCTGCAGATGTCCAGTGTGCTGTTCCTGGATCATCCAAACTCCAAAGCACAGAACCCAGGCCTTTGtataagacacaaacacatgaacaatcTCTTATTCAAACCCACATCCAGACAGAGATGCACCCAAAGCCTCTGGTTCAAGCCCAGTTCCCTCCTGGTATACCTGGGGTTTCTACTTTAAGAATACTGCAGAATGTATCTATGGAAAACCCAAGGCACACTGTTGGTGGTTCATCCATCCAGCAGAAGCAAACAAATCCAGCACCTCTTCAGCAGAACCAAAAAGCTCAGCCAAAACCTCTCCTTCAGGTTCAAAACCAGACACAAACTCACTCAAAACCTGTGGCTCACACTCCAGTCCCGTATCTTCAGAGTCAACCTGCTGGCCTTACTACCACAGCTGAAAGGACAGTCAAAGTTCAAGAGCCAAACACCCCACCTGCTGCTCCCGCTGGCCTGACTACGCTCCACAAACCTGAACAGAGCAAGATACGGGGCCTTTATTCTCAAGCCACTCAGCATAACAAAGCTACCCTAGGCCTCTTCCCTCAAGAGAGCAGTAGAAACAGCAGACTGGCAAAGGGAAGTGAGATTGCTGAAGGACAACAGAATTATCCACGAACCTTCATTCCAAACAGGGACTCTCTATTGGATAAATCCCAAGTGCTATCCTGTCCCACCACACCACATAAACAAGCACAGGGAGGGCCTCCATGCACCTTTACCCATCTAAGAGGCCACACCTCTGGGCTAGAAATCCAGATGGGAGCAAAGAGGCAAATTCAACCCCAGAAACACTTCCACTCCCCGCTCCAGTCACATGTAAAAGTGGACCCCTCGGATTCAAAGTCAATGGGAACTAATCTAAAGTCTCAGCTTCAGACAGATCCCAAGTGGTTCTCGCCAGGTGTGGGGACCAAGCCACATCCACAGTCCCACTCACCCCATACATTTACACCCCCCACAAGGCTGAACTGGATCTCCCAGAGACATGCTGCAAGACCCACACCGGTGGTCCGGCAGAGGTCCTTTTCCAGTGCCTACGGGACAGGCCAGACGATGGGAGGACAGCTTGGCTGGAGGCCGCTTCAGAGTAGCGTGATGACATCACTGGGTCGGAGCAAGAGCCTGAATGACAGAAACTCAGCTCTCTTTAAGGGATCGAGCCATAACCCCAACATAtccaagacataa
- the LOC115374006 gene encoding protein FAM83A-like isoform X2: MDADGLSVLWYMRSKPVGKVRRRVPDLRVPSAWYCDPLACKPKLDLSHNEGARLAADALLSRGLVGYREVLNAEGEVDFLSEPEKKYILAHGRHGNTDAGTDDDDDDEDRLSADSQSSTRCPAVSTDSDTPVPGLDNGPNGSRGEWVPDVESSDPAVGQPSAEVYVQSDSTAACIKDLVREFIRKASTVLHIVMDTFSDVELLCDVLEASRKRNVTVYLLLDHLNLNLFLSMWQDLKLNHKNFPKLSIHSVEGQTYCAKTGRKLSGQVTENFIISDWTEVLTGSYSFSWLSWQVHRSLAVLLKGSLVTPFHQEFKRLYSSSKLVTNFSPVPHNHPPTSYSTCTAISRPSQTTTICERTWTEKRKPGDAQNIQAEAKMPADVQCAVPGSSKLQSTEPRPLYKTQTHEQSLIQTHIQTEMHPKPLVQAQFPPGIPGVSTLRILQNVSMENPRHTVGGSSIQQKQTNPAPLQQNQKAQPKPLLQVQNQTQTHSKPVAHTPVPYLQSQPAGLTTTAERTVKVQEPNTPPAAPAGLTTLHKPEQSKIRGLYSQATQHNKATLGLFPQESSRNSRLAKGSEIAEGQQNYPRTFIPNRDSLLDKSQVLSCPTTPHKQAQGGPPCTFTHLRGHTSGLEIQMGAKRQIQPQKHFHSPLQSHVKVDPSDSKSMGTNLKSQLQTDPKWFSPGVGTKPHPQSHSPHTFTPPTRLNWISQRHAARPTPVVRQRSFSSAYGTGQTMGGQLGWRPLQSSVMTSLGRSKSLNDRNSALFKGSSHNPNISKT, from the exons ATGGATGCCGACGGCCTCTCTGTGCTGTGGTATATGAGGTCAAAGCCCGTGGGGAAGGTGAGGCGACGGGTTCCAGACCTCCGTGTCCCCTCTGCCTGGTACTGCGACCCATTAGCCTGCAAACCCAAACTGGACCTGAGCCACAACGAGGGCGCACGGCTGGCAGCAGACGCCCTGCTCAGCCGAGGGTTAGTGGGATACCGCGAGGTGTTGAACGCAGAGGGAGAAGTGGACTTTCTGTCCGAGCCGGAGAAGAAATACATCCTGGCACATGGGAGACATGGAAACACAG ATGCTGgtacagatgatgatgatgacgatgaagacAGGTTGTCTGCTGACTCGCAGTCCTCCACACGATGCCCTGCAGTGTCCACAGATAGCGATACCCCAGTGCCAGGTTTGGACAATGGCCCAAATggcagtaggggagagtggg ttcCTGATGTGGAGAGCAGCGATCCTGCAGTCGGTCAGCCCAGTGCAGAAGTTTATGTCCAGTCTGACAGCACAGCAGCCTGCATCAAAGACCTGGTCCGAGAGTTTATCAGAAAGGCTTCAACG gtccTGCACATTGTGATGGACACCTTCAGTGatgtggagctgctgtgtgatGTTCTGGAGGCGAGCAGGAAGAGGAATGTGACTGTTTATCTGCTGTTGGACCATCTCAACCTGAACCTGTTCCTCAGCATGTGGCAGGACCTGAAACTCAACCACAAAAACTTCCCt aAACTATCAATACACAGTGTGGAGGGGCAGACCTACTGCGCCAAGACAGGCAGGAAGCTGAGCGGACAGGTCACTGAGAATTTTATCATCAGTGACTGGACTGAAGTGCTGACTGGCTCATACAG TTTCTCCTGGCTGTCCTGGCAGGTCCACCGAAGTCTTGctgttttgctcaagggcagctTGGTCACGCCCTTCCATCAGGAATTCAAGAGGCTCTACAGCAGCTCCAAACTAGTCACTAACTTTTCCCCTGTGCCTCACAATCACCCTCCTACATCCTACAGCACCTGTACTGCTATTTCAAGACCAAGCCAGACCACAACAATTTGTGAAAGGACTTGGACTGAAAAAAGAAAGCCTGGAGATGCCCAAAACATTCAGGCAGAAGCAAAAATGCCTGCAGATGTCCAGTGTGCTGTTCCTGGATCATCCAAACTCCAAAGCACAGAACCCAGGCCTTTGtataagacacaaacacatgaacaatcTCTTATTCAAACCCACATCCAGACAGAGATGCACCCAAAGCCTCTGGTTCAAGCCCAGTTCCCTCCTGGTATACCTGGGGTTTCTACTTTAAGAATACTGCAGAATGTATCTATGGAAAACCCAAGGCACACTGTTGGTGGTTCATCCATCCAGCAGAAGCAAACAAATCCAGCACCTCTTCAGCAGAACCAAAAAGCTCAGCCAAAACCTCTCCTTCAGGTTCAAAACCAGACACAAACTCACTCAAAACCTGTGGCTCACACTCCAGTCCCGTATCTTCAGAGTCAACCTGCTGGCCTTACTACCACAGCTGAAAGGACAGTCAAAGTTCAAGAGCCAAACACCCCACCTGCTGCTCCCGCTGGCCTGACTACGCTCCACAAACCTGAACAGAGCAAGATACGGGGCCTTTATTCTCAAGCCACTCAGCATAACAAAGCTACCCTAGGCCTCTTCCCTCAAGAGAGCAGTAGAAACAGCAGACTGGCAAAGGGAAGTGAGATTGCTGAAGGACAACAGAATTATCCACGAACCTTCATTCCAAACAGGGACTCTCTATTGGATAAATCCCAAGTGCTATCCTGTCCCACCACACCACATAAACAAGCACAGGGAGGGCCTCCATGCACCTTTACCCATCTAAGAGGCCACACCTCTGGGCTAGAAATCCAGATGGGAGCAAAGAGGCAAATTCAACCCCAGAAACACTTCCACTCCCCGCTCCAGTCACATGTAAAAGTGGACCCCTCGGATTCAAAGTCAATGGGAACTAATCTAAAGTCTCAGCTTCAGACAGATCCCAAGTGGTTCTCGCCAGGTGTGGGGACCAAGCCACATCCACAGTCCCACTCACCCCATACATTTACACCCCCCACAAGGCTGAACTGGATCTCCCAGAGACATGCTGCAAGACCCACACCGGTGGTCCGGCAGAGGTCCTTTTCCAGTGCCTACGGGACAGGCCAGACGATGGGAGGACAGCTTGGCTGGAGGCCGCTTCAGAGTAGCGTGATGACATCACTGGGTCGGAGCAAGAGCCTGAATGACAGAAACTCAGCTCTCTTTAAGGGATCGAGCCATAACCCCAACATAtccaagacataa
- the LOC115374006 gene encoding protein FAM83A-like isoform X1 has protein sequence MDADGLSVLWYMRSKPVGKVRRRVPDLRVPSAWYCDPLACKPKLDLSHNEGARLAADALLSRGLVGYREVLNAEGEVDFLSEPEKKYILAHGRHGNTADAGTDDDDDDEDRLSADSQSSTRCPAVSTDSDTPVPGLDNGPNGSRGEWVPDVESSDPAVGQPSAEVYVQSDSTAACIKDLVREFIRKASTVLHIVMDTFSDVELLCDVLEASRKRNVTVYLLLDHLNLNLFLSMWQDLKLNHKNFPKLSIHSVEGQTYCAKTGRKLSGQVTENFIISDWTEVLTGSYSFSWLSWQVHRSLAVLLKGSLVTPFHQEFKRLYSSSKLVTNFSPVPHNHPPTSYSTCTAISRPSQTTTICERTWTEKRKPGDAQNIQAEAKMPADVQCAVPGSSKLQSTEPRPLYKTQTHEQSLIQTHIQTEMHPKPLVQAQFPPGIPGVSTLRILQNVSMENPRHTVGGSSIQQKQTNPAPLQQNQKAQPKPLLQVQNQTQTHSKPVAHTPVPYLQSQPAGLTTTAERTVKVQEPNTPPAAPAGLTTLHKPEQSKIRGLYSQATQHNKATLGLFPQESSRNSRLAKGSEIAEGQQNYPRTFIPNRDSLLDKSQVLSCPTTPHKQAQGGPPCTFTHLRGHTSGLEIQMGAKRQIQPQKHFHSPLQSHVKVDPSDSKSMGTNLKSQLQTDPKWFSPGVGTKPHPQSHSPHTFTPPTRLNWISQRHAARPTPVVRQRSFSSAYGTGQTMGGQLGWRPLQSSVMTSLGRSKSLNDRNSALFKGSSHNPNISKT, from the exons ATGGATGCCGACGGCCTCTCTGTGCTGTGGTATATGAGGTCAAAGCCCGTGGGGAAGGTGAGGCGACGGGTTCCAGACCTCCGTGTCCCCTCTGCCTGGTACTGCGACCCATTAGCCTGCAAACCCAAACTGGACCTGAGCCACAACGAGGGCGCACGGCTGGCAGCAGACGCCCTGCTCAGCCGAGGGTTAGTGGGATACCGCGAGGTGTTGAACGCAGAGGGAGAAGTGGACTTTCTGTCCGAGCCGGAGAAGAAATACATCCTGGCACATGGGAGACATGGAAACACAG CAGATGCTGgtacagatgatgatgatgacgatgaagacAGGTTGTCTGCTGACTCGCAGTCCTCCACACGATGCCCTGCAGTGTCCACAGATAGCGATACCCCAGTGCCAGGTTTGGACAATGGCCCAAATggcagtaggggagagtggg ttcCTGATGTGGAGAGCAGCGATCCTGCAGTCGGTCAGCCCAGTGCAGAAGTTTATGTCCAGTCTGACAGCACAGCAGCCTGCATCAAAGACCTGGTCCGAGAGTTTATCAGAAAGGCTTCAACG gtccTGCACATTGTGATGGACACCTTCAGTGatgtggagctgctgtgtgatGTTCTGGAGGCGAGCAGGAAGAGGAATGTGACTGTTTATCTGCTGTTGGACCATCTCAACCTGAACCTGTTCCTCAGCATGTGGCAGGACCTGAAACTCAACCACAAAAACTTCCCt aAACTATCAATACACAGTGTGGAGGGGCAGACCTACTGCGCCAAGACAGGCAGGAAGCTGAGCGGACAGGTCACTGAGAATTTTATCATCAGTGACTGGACTGAAGTGCTGACTGGCTCATACAG TTTCTCCTGGCTGTCCTGGCAGGTCCACCGAAGTCTTGctgttttgctcaagggcagctTGGTCACGCCCTTCCATCAGGAATTCAAGAGGCTCTACAGCAGCTCCAAACTAGTCACTAACTTTTCCCCTGTGCCTCACAATCACCCTCCTACATCCTACAGCACCTGTACTGCTATTTCAAGACCAAGCCAGACCACAACAATTTGTGAAAGGACTTGGACTGAAAAAAGAAAGCCTGGAGATGCCCAAAACATTCAGGCAGAAGCAAAAATGCCTGCAGATGTCCAGTGTGCTGTTCCTGGATCATCCAAACTCCAAAGCACAGAACCCAGGCCTTTGtataagacacaaacacatgaacaatcTCTTATTCAAACCCACATCCAGACAGAGATGCACCCAAAGCCTCTGGTTCAAGCCCAGTTCCCTCCTGGTATACCTGGGGTTTCTACTTTAAGAATACTGCAGAATGTATCTATGGAAAACCCAAGGCACACTGTTGGTGGTTCATCCATCCAGCAGAAGCAAACAAATCCAGCACCTCTTCAGCAGAACCAAAAAGCTCAGCCAAAACCTCTCCTTCAGGTTCAAAACCAGACACAAACTCACTCAAAACCTGTGGCTCACACTCCAGTCCCGTATCTTCAGAGTCAACCTGCTGGCCTTACTACCACAGCTGAAAGGACAGTCAAAGTTCAAGAGCCAAACACCCCACCTGCTGCTCCCGCTGGCCTGACTACGCTCCACAAACCTGAACAGAGCAAGATACGGGGCCTTTATTCTCAAGCCACTCAGCATAACAAAGCTACCCTAGGCCTCTTCCCTCAAGAGAGCAGTAGAAACAGCAGACTGGCAAAGGGAAGTGAGATTGCTGAAGGACAACAGAATTATCCACGAACCTTCATTCCAAACAGGGACTCTCTATTGGATAAATCCCAAGTGCTATCCTGTCCCACCACACCACATAAACAAGCACAGGGAGGGCCTCCATGCACCTTTACCCATCTAAGAGGCCACACCTCTGGGCTAGAAATCCAGATGGGAGCAAAGAGGCAAATTCAACCCCAGAAACACTTCCACTCCCCGCTCCAGTCACATGTAAAAGTGGACCCCTCGGATTCAAAGTCAATGGGAACTAATCTAAAGTCTCAGCTTCAGACAGATCCCAAGTGGTTCTCGCCAGGTGTGGGGACCAAGCCACATCCACAGTCCCACTCACCCCATACATTTACACCCCCCACAAGGCTGAACTGGATCTCCCAGAGACATGCTGCAAGACCCACACCGGTGGTCCGGCAGAGGTCCTTTTCCAGTGCCTACGGGACAGGCCAGACGATGGGAGGACAGCTTGGCTGGAGGCCGCTTCAGAGTAGCGTGATGACATCACTGGGTCGGAGCAAGAGCCTGAATGACAGAAACTCAGCTCTCTTTAAGGGATCGAGCCATAACCCCAACATAtccaagacataa